In the Euphorbia lathyris chromosome 5, ddEupLath1.1, whole genome shotgun sequence genome, one interval contains:
- the LOC136231213 gene encoding uncharacterized protein translates to MAKWWRGLNTVVRSPSPLSRLQSLYSQSSLYHTIQAIPRECTGHRVAARDRAQGRIPAVVFSQGILDKNPSSQSASKKQLLTTERKQIQSLLKSVELPYFCSTTFKLQIRAGAGSSVLLDSGTILPIKVHRDEETGNILNLVFVWAEDGTELKVDVPLVFKGEEDCPGLKKGGRLNTIRKSLKFLCRAENIPQKIEIDLSSLDVGDKVSMDDIEVHPSAKLLSKNVDVPICKIAATDLETPETVQAYANSGDAPETVQAYANSGDAQETVQVHANSGDAPETVQVHADSGDADSLKTEIVEEEK, encoded by the exons ATGGCCAAGTGGTGGCGCGGCCTGAATACGGTGGTCCGATCTCCATCGCCGCTATCAAGATTACAGTCTCTATACTCGCAGTCTTCTCTTTACCACACAATCCAAGCAATTCCTAGGGAGTGCACAGGTCACCGAGTGGCAGCTCGAGATAGAGCCCAAGGTAGAATCCCTGCCGTTGTTTTCTCTCAGGGAATACTCGATAAAAATCCTAGCTCTCAATCAGCATCGAAAAAGCAGTTATTAACCACTGAGAGAAAGCAGATTCAATCCCTTCTTAAGTCTGTAGAACTTCCCTACTTTTGCTCAACCACCTTCAAGCTCCAGATCCGCGCAGGGGCTGGATCATCGGTACTTCTTGATTCCGGAACCATTCTACCCATAAAG GTACATAGGGATGAGGAGACTGGGAACATACTGAACTTGGTTTTTGTTTGGGCTGAGGACGGAACGGAGTTGAAAGTTGATGTGCCCCTTGTTTTTAAAGGAGAAGAGGACTGTCCCGGTCTCAAGAAag GGGGGCGTTTGAACACAATAAGAAAATCTCTGAAATTTCTTTGCCGGGCTGAAAACATTCCTCAAAAAATTGAGATAGACTTGAGCAGTCTAGATGTTGGAGATAAAGTGTCCATGGATGATATTGAGGTTCATCCATCAGCGAAGCTTCTGTCTAAGAACGTTGATGTACCTATATGCAAGATTGCAGCAACGGACTTGGAAACCCCAGAAACAGTACAAGCATATGCGAACTCTGGAGATGCTCCAGAAACAGTACAGGCATATGCGAACTCTGGAGATGCACAAGAAACAGTACAAGTACATGCGAACTCTGGAGATGCCCCAGAAACAGTACAAGTACATGCGGACTCTGGAGATGCGGATAGTCTCAAAACAGAAAtcgtagaagaagaaaaataa